From the Primulina tabacum isolate GXHZ01 chromosome 15, ASM2559414v2, whole genome shotgun sequence genome, one window contains:
- the LOC142526195 gene encoding uncharacterized protein LOC142526195, whose translation MSETFTHVFIDGPIARYVWHFFGAIFRVRIPCTGDLRLFLSAWKRNLHWAPGGHVKEFLPFIVLWFLWMARNDAKHRQLRISGETVKSQILSYLRLAHAAFIVKPKHWLGAFEAARSLGIFVAFQRTHRLAIVRWLCPPPGCFKLNVDGSSRGNPGESSVGGVVRDSSGRVVLSFSEFIGVGTNVRAELWAVWRGLLICSDLGLFPLWVETDSQISLQILRSRRCHWDLHHTVTRILFLLRGRAVHFSHIFREGNSVADALAARAHTIRVLSLWSALFLWIWVDSRTFSIGAFIWTTLFSGGRSLQASPWPPLSIFCVLLPGFMVALDDLSQWFLWPRAPFISGFICSLLLLRALVALHVISWLPLISTFQSRLDL comes from the exons atgtcggAGACATTTACACATGTCTTCATTGATGGCCCGATAGCCCGTTATGTCTGGCATTTCTTTGGGGCCATATTTCGTGTCCGGATCCCCTGCACAGGGGATCTCAGGTTGTTCCTTAGCGCTTGGAAGAGAAATCTTCATTGGGCACCTGGGGGCCACGTCAAGGAGTTTCTGCCCTTCattgttttgtggtttctctggatGGCTCGTaatgatgcgaagcaccgtCAGTTGCGTATTTCTGGGGAGACTGTGaagtctcagattttgtcttatcTGCGTCTTGCCCATGCTGCTTTCATTGTTAAGCCCAAGCACTGGCTTGGTgcctttgaggcggcgagatcGCTGGGAATTTTTGTTGCCTTTCAGCGGACCCATAGGTTAGCGATTGTCCGGTGGCTCTGTCCACCACCTGGGTGCTTTAAGCTGAATGTTGATGGGAGTTCGAGGGGCAATCCTGGGGAGTCGTCTGTCGGTGGTGTTGTGCGTGATTCTTCTGGCAGGGTGGTGCTCTCCTTCAGCGAGTTTATCGGAGTCGGGACCAATGTCCGGGCggagctttgggcggtttggaggggcCTTCTTATCTGTTCCGATCTCGGTCTTTTTCCCCTTTGGGTTGAGACCGATTCTCAGATTTCTCTTCAGATCCTGCGTTCTCGTCGGTGTCATTGGGACCTTCATCATACAGTCACTCGGATTCTGTTTCTTTTGAGGGGGCGGGCGGTTCATTTTTCACATATTTTTCGGGAGGGaaattcggtggcggatgcgttggcggcgagggctcatACCATTAGG GTACTGTCTCTTTGGAGtgctttgtttctttggatctGGGTGGACTCTCGCACCTTCTCCATTGGTGCTTTTATTTGGACCACCCTGTTCTCTGGCGGTCGCTctctgcaggcttctccttggCCGCCGCTTTCTATATTTTGTGTTCTCTTGCCGGGTTTTATGGTGGCTTTGGATGATCTCTCTCAGTGGTTTCTCTGGCCCAGAGCTCCATTCATTTCGGGATTTATATGTTCTCTACTTTTGCTACGTGCATTGGTGGCTCTCCATGTTATCTCTTGGCTACCTCTTATATCAACGTTCCAGTCACGCTTGGATTTATGA